Proteins encoded within one genomic window of Nonomuraea gerenzanensis:
- a CDS encoding MerR family transcriptional regulator — protein sequence MTDGVTIGQAAAFADVTVKAIRHYHRHRLIDEPARDSSGYRRYESADLLRLVQIRTLAGAGVPLAEIGAILDADPDRFATALLDAERRLTDRIDDLIARRETLRRLATGDRALLPDRALALLDRAADLGLTPADVTMAREGLVLIKALVPEGFDDYISRIERALDDPRYMSLIERMWCAAEWEANDPRIDELATAIADHFLAHPALLPIPAGLQDRTDSASRYSLLTHHGHEQKPGWTRLTALIEARLRSAGIDIADQTPLH from the coding sequence ATGACGGACGGCGTCACGATCGGCCAGGCGGCGGCATTCGCCGACGTCACGGTGAAGGCCATCCGGCACTACCACCGGCACAGGCTGATCGACGAACCCGCGCGCGACAGCTCCGGCTATCGGCGCTACGAATCGGCCGACCTGCTGCGGCTGGTCCAGATCCGGACACTGGCCGGCGCCGGCGTGCCGCTGGCCGAGATCGGGGCGATCCTCGACGCCGATCCCGACCGGTTCGCCACCGCACTCCTCGACGCCGAACGGCGCCTCACCGACCGGATCGACGATCTGATCGCGCGGCGTGAGACGCTGCGCCGGCTCGCCACCGGCGACCGGGCGCTGCTGCCCGATCGGGCTCTCGCCCTCCTGGACAGGGCCGCCGATCTCGGCTTGACCCCGGCTGACGTGACGATGGCCCGGGAGGGCTTGGTGTTGATCAAAGCCCTGGTGCCGGAGGGTTTTGATGACTACATCTCCCGGATCGAGCGCGCCCTCGACGACCCTCGGTACATGTCCTTGATCGAGCGCATGTGGTGTGCCGCCGAGTGGGAGGCGAACGACCCGCGCATCGACGAGCTCGCCACGGCCATCGCCGACCACTTCCTCGCCCATCCCGCACTGCTGCCCATCCCGGCCGGACTCCAGGACCGCACCGACAGTGCGAGCCGGTACAGCCTGCTCACCCACCACGGACACGAGCAGAAGCCGGGCTGGACCAGGCTGACCGCGTTGATCGAAGCGCGCCTGCGCTCGGCCGGCATCGACATCGCGGACCAGACTCCCCTTCACTGA
- a CDS encoding CocE/NonD family hydrolase: MSSLKRRGFLAVVALAIPLVVAAAPAASATAKPNIKVSGGRTQPVFSYKDAIREHVRVPSTVDSDGDGKKDLIRVDIIRPKESGPGLKVPVIMHQSPYFGEPGVGFEVEKKKYGADGNLTKFPMFYDNYFVPRGYALVSVDMTGTRLSDGCPASGGPSDVVGGKAVVDWLNGRAAAYDAKGAAVKASWTTGRTGMIGHSYEGALAMAVAGTGVRGLETIVPIAGPSSWYDMWRANGTLTDIKDGQAWMAARIDEDPDEKCAAVRRRMTEGSDDATGNDNAYWQELDYRTGPISKARNVRASVFSVMGMQDRNVMADQFSTWWGRLPRDVQRKAWVTQYGHLDPFWARRDVWVDTLHQWFDHELMGVSNDIMRRPRVDVQLGPDRWITQADWPAPAARTTTLRPHQDGSLGRKPSTGTGSYLDTAQTEIAMADNPDTANPNRLPFLSPPLKKAMRLSGTPSVSLRVTLNEPTANLGVVLVDYGTDTRIDYRERSATSAEGLKFIGGEDCVGQSTADDDGCYLKAGDNKATSDFHVVTRGILDAQNHESLSRQAPLTPGKAYQITWKMLPLDYEFQAGHRLGLILTGTNDDLNLDESSNVEPGTGTKVTVDLADTSISLPLVNGTPSK; this comes from the coding sequence ATGTCCAGTTTGAAACGGCGAGGGTTCCTCGCCGTGGTCGCACTCGCGATTCCGCTCGTAGTCGCCGCTGCTCCCGCCGCGTCCGCGACGGCGAAACCGAACATCAAAGTCTCCGGCGGGCGCACGCAGCCCGTTTTCTCCTACAAGGACGCCATCCGTGAGCACGTCCGGGTGCCGTCGACGGTCGACAGTGACGGCGACGGTAAGAAGGATCTGATCCGGGTGGACATCATCCGGCCGAAGGAGTCCGGTCCCGGGCTCAAGGTTCCGGTGATCATGCACCAGAGCCCGTACTTCGGTGAACCGGGTGTCGGCTTCGAGGTCGAAAAGAAGAAGTACGGCGCGGACGGGAACCTGACGAAGTTTCCGATGTTCTACGACAACTACTTCGTGCCGCGCGGGTACGCGTTGGTGTCCGTCGACATGACCGGCACCCGCTTGTCGGACGGCTGCCCGGCAAGCGGCGGTCCGTCCGACGTGGTGGGCGGCAAGGCGGTCGTCGACTGGCTCAACGGCCGCGCGGCCGCCTACGACGCCAAGGGCGCTGCGGTCAAGGCATCCTGGACCACCGGGCGTACCGGGATGATCGGCCACTCCTATGAGGGTGCCCTCGCCATGGCGGTCGCCGGCACCGGGGTGCGGGGGCTGGAGACGATCGTGCCGATCGCGGGGCCAAGCAGCTGGTACGACATGTGGCGCGCGAACGGCACCCTCACCGATATCAAGGACGGGCAGGCCTGGATGGCCGCACGGATTGACGAGGATCCGGACGAGAAGTGCGCGGCGGTGCGCCGGCGCATGACCGAGGGCTCTGACGACGCCACCGGCAACGACAACGCCTACTGGCAGGAGCTCGACTACCGGACCGGTCCGATCTCGAAAGCGCGCAACGTGCGCGCCAGCGTCTTTTCGGTGATGGGGATGCAGGACCGGAACGTGATGGCCGACCAGTTCTCCACCTGGTGGGGCAGGCTGCCCCGCGACGTGCAGCGCAAGGCGTGGGTGACGCAGTACGGGCATCTCGACCCGTTCTGGGCCCGCCGCGACGTGTGGGTCGACACCCTGCACCAGTGGTTCGACCACGAACTCATGGGCGTCTCCAACGACATCATGCGCCGACCGCGCGTCGACGTGCAGCTCGGTCCGGACCGCTGGATCACCCAGGCCGACTGGCCCGCACCCGCGGCGCGGACGACGACCCTGCGGCCGCACCAGGACGGTTCCCTGGGCCGCAAACCCTCGACCGGTACCGGCAGCTACCTCGACACCGCCCAGACCGAGATCGCGATGGCCGACAACCCCGACACCGCCAACCCCAACCGGCTGCCCTTCCTGAGCCCGCCGTTAAAGAAGGCGATGCGGCTGTCCGGGACGCCGTCGGTGAGCCTGCGGGTCACCCTGAACGAGCCGACCGCCAACCTGGGTGTCGTACTCGTCGACTACGGCACCGACACCCGCATCGACTACCGCGAACGCAGCGCGACGTCCGCAGAAGGCCTGAAGTTCATCGGCGGCGAAGACTGCGTCGGCCAGAGCACAGCCGATGACGACGGCTGCTACCTCAAGGCCGGCGACAACAAGGCGACTTCCGACTTCCACGTGGTCACCCGGGGAATCCTGGACGCGCAGAACCACGAGTCGCTGAGCCGCCAGGCACCACTGACGCCCGGCAAGGCCTACCAGATCACCTGGAAGATGCTGCCGCTGGACTACGAGTTCCAGGCCGGTCACCGGCTGGGCCTGATACTGACCGGAACCAACGACGACCTCAACCTCGACGAGAGCAGCAACGTCGAACCCGGCACCGGGACCAAGGTCACCGTCGACTTGGCCGACACGTCTATCTCGCTGCCGCTGGTCAACGGCACCCCCAGCAAGTAA
- a CDS encoding Tn3 family transposase: MDDFLGNATDLPIAEHATDTHGATLINFALFDLVGKALTPRLRDLTRVTLVRDETPTEIAKRYPHAGPLLGARWNEDLVAGCWPDLLRMAGSLKYGQATASLIVGKWSAASRQNTLAAALKEWGMLRRTVHLAKYLSDPAFRRKISRQLNKGESLHALRRDLHYAQQGTITRPHLEQQTEQAWCLTLLTNSVVAWTTEYYSRAVLELRSQGREVSDEILSHISPGHSDNINFFGVINVDVEAELAKLDTSGWRPLRPAQLRELGLMP; this comes from the coding sequence CTGGACGACTTCCTGGGCAACGCGACCGATCTTCCGATCGCCGAGCATGCGACCGATACGCACGGCGCCACGTTGATCAACTTTGCGTTGTTCGACCTCGTCGGCAAGGCGCTGACCCCGCGGTTGCGGGATCTGACCCGGGTCACCTTGGTACGGGATGAGACCCCGACCGAGATCGCCAAGCGCTACCCGCATGCCGGGCCGCTGCTGGGCGCGCGCTGGAACGAGGATCTGGTGGCCGGCTGCTGGCCGGACCTGCTGCGGATGGCCGGCTCGCTGAAGTACGGCCAGGCCACCGCCTCGCTGATCGTCGGCAAGTGGTCGGCCGCCTCCCGGCAGAACACCCTGGCCGCCGCGCTGAAGGAGTGGGGCATGCTACGCAGGACCGTCCACCTGGCCAAATACCTGTCGGACCCAGCCTTCAGGAGGAAGATCTCGCGGCAATTGAACAAGGGGGAGAGCCTGCACGCGCTGCGCCGGGACCTGCACTACGCGCAGCAGGGCACCATCACCCGGCCGCATTTGGAGCAGCAGACCGAGCAGGCGTGGTGCCTGACCCTGCTGACCAATTCAGTGGTCGCGTGGACGACCGAATATTATTCCAGGGCGGTGTTGGAGCTGCGTTCGCAGGGCCGGGAGGTGAGTGATGAGATCTTGTCGCACATCTCGCCCGGGCACAGCGACAATATCAATTTCTTCGGCGTGATCAATGTGGACGTCGAGGCGGAGCTGGCCAAGCTCGACACCAGCGGCTGGCGGCCGCTGCGGCCCGCACAGCTGCGTGAGCTGGGGCTGATGCCCTGA
- a CDS encoding saccharopine dehydrogenase family protein → MATGTPGHTGRRVTAEAHRRGLDVVVSGRDASRLREVAEGAEVRVADVNDTPALARAFDGCDVVIGCAGPFSRVGDPVVRAAITTGVHNVDTYAEQPFLRRVFDTYTEQAEQAGVRVVPAVGFDILLGDMIAHLAGARVEPLEELTIAYQTNDFDMTQGTIRSSLQVLLDGDLAYEDDQWRPAEGLAVRRTSFTLPGHSTERMTARWPGAEIVTVLRHVRARRVEIITDAAVFTPELISLMRLPADQWDAVIGQLPEGPSEERRAVADFTIVAEAVGVDGRRATGMAHATDIYGSAAVFTVEAARRLAAGEAKAGVLSPAQAFDPAAFLEGLAWHGIEWNVVAGEK, encoded by the coding sequence ATTGCTACCGGGACCCCCGGTCATACCGGGAGACGGGTGACGGCTGAAGCGCACCGCAGAGGGCTCGACGTGGTGGTCTCCGGCAGGGACGCGTCCCGGCTGCGGGAGGTCGCCGAAGGAGCCGAGGTCAGAGTGGCCGACGTGAACGACACTCCGGCGCTGGCCCGCGCGTTCGACGGCTGCGATGTGGTCATCGGCTGTGCCGGGCCGTTCTCCCGTGTCGGCGACCCGGTCGTGCGGGCGGCCATCACGACCGGCGTCCACAACGTCGACACCTACGCCGAGCAGCCCTTCCTGCGGCGCGTCTTCGACACCTACACCGAGCAGGCGGAGCAGGCCGGGGTGAGAGTCGTTCCGGCGGTGGGCTTCGACATCCTGCTGGGCGACATGATCGCGCATCTCGCGGGGGCGCGGGTCGAGCCGCTCGAAGAGCTGACGATCGCCTACCAGACCAACGACTTCGACATGACCCAGGGCACCATCCGCTCGTCGCTGCAGGTGCTGCTGGACGGCGACCTCGCCTACGAGGACGACCAGTGGCGGCCCGCCGAGGGCCTGGCCGTCAGGCGCACGTCGTTCACTTTACCCGGCCACAGCACGGAGAGGATGACCGCGCGGTGGCCGGGCGCGGAGATCGTGACCGTACTCCGCCACGTGCGAGCCCGGCGCGTCGAGATCATCACCGACGCGGCCGTGTTCACTCCAGAGCTGATCTCCCTCATGCGGCTGCCCGCCGACCAGTGGGACGCCGTCATCGGCCAGTTGCCCGAGGGCCCCTCTGAGGAACGCCGTGCCGTCGCCGACTTCACCATCGTGGCCGAGGCCGTCGGCGTGGACGGCCGGCGTGCCACCGGCATGGCGCACGCCACCGACATCTACGGCAGCGCCGCGGTGTTCACCGTCGAGGCAGCGCGCCGCCTGGCCGCGGGGGAGGCCAAGGCCGGGGTGCTCAGCCCGGCGCAGGCGTTCGACCCGGCCGCATTCCTGGAAGGTCTCGCCTGGCACGGCATCGAATGGAACGTCGTCGCCGGCGAGAAGTGA